A window from Corynebacterium singulare encodes these proteins:
- the secA2 gene encoding accessory Sec system translocase SecA2 — MGAFDWFWKAMGAQSERNNKKSKAVVAAADSAVEDVAALDDAAVADAARSCVKDGAIADKSRFLAALAVASERKLGMRPFNVQSQAVLRLLEGDVIQMATGEGKTLVGAMAATGFALTGKRVHLVTVNNYLAARDAEWMRPLVEFFGLTVASVTEKLGPEERRAAYQADIIYAPVNELGFDVLRDNQITSREQTVQARADVALVDEADSVLVDEALVPLVLAGNRPGEESTGHITNVVSRLREEHDYVIAEDGRTVALTDEGAARVERELGLDSLYSEENIGTVLVKVNLALHAKALLIRDIHYIITDGKLQLIDASRGRVADLQRWPDGLQAAVEANEGLEVSEGGRILDTITLQELMRRYPLVCGMTGTAVEATDQLRQFYDLHVSVIDRNQELQRFDEADRIYATVDDKSKAIVEEIAAINATGQPVLVGTHDVAESEDLADALRERGITVNVLNAKNDEDEARIVAEAGDVGRVTVSTQMAGRGTDIKLGGADEADRDAVVEKGGLAVLGTSRHRSSRLDNQLRGRAGRQGDPGMSVFFVSLEDDVVQQGGEDESLSARPNADGLIESKRVSDFVAHCQRVTEGQLLEIHAQTWKYNQLLADQRVIIDERRAKLLDTAQAWEELAERAPERAAELGDVPAAARERAAREIMLYHLDLAWADHLELMDDVRESIHLRAIARETPIDEYHRIAVREFKDLAQRAVDDAVDTFKSVVIDAEGAHLEDHGLSRPSATWTYMVSDNPLSGGGNSVLKGIGNIFR, encoded by the coding sequence ATGGGCGCATTCGATTGGTTCTGGAAGGCGATGGGCGCGCAGTCCGAGCGCAACAACAAGAAATCTAAGGCTGTGGTGGCAGCCGCGGATTCGGCTGTGGAGGATGTTGCTGCGCTGGATGATGCCGCTGTGGCCGACGCCGCCCGCTCTTGTGTGAAAGATGGCGCCATTGCGGACAAGTCCCGCTTCCTCGCGGCACTTGCCGTTGCGAGTGAGCGCAAGTTGGGGATGCGCCCCTTCAACGTGCAGTCGCAGGCAGTCCTGCGTTTGCTGGAGGGCGATGTCATCCAGATGGCCACCGGAGAAGGCAAGACGCTCGTGGGAGCCATGGCAGCAACGGGTTTTGCTCTGACTGGCAAGCGCGTGCACCTGGTGACAGTGAACAATTATCTTGCTGCGCGTGACGCTGAGTGGATGCGCCCGCTCGTCGAGTTCTTCGGACTTACCGTGGCTTCCGTGACGGAAAAGCTCGGACCAGAAGAGCGCCGGGCGGCTTATCAAGCGGACATTATTTATGCCCCGGTCAATGAACTGGGCTTTGACGTGTTGCGCGATAACCAAATCACCTCGCGTGAGCAAACGGTCCAAGCCCGCGCAGATGTAGCGCTTGTGGACGAGGCCGACTCCGTCCTCGTTGATGAAGCCCTCGTGCCGCTAGTTCTCGCTGGAAACCGGCCGGGCGAAGAATCGACGGGCCACATCACCAATGTGGTCTCCCGACTACGCGAAGAACACGATTACGTCATTGCGGAGGATGGGCGCACGGTTGCGCTCACGGATGAGGGCGCGGCGCGGGTTGAGCGCGAGCTGGGGCTGGACTCCTTGTACTCCGAGGAGAACATCGGAACGGTGCTGGTCAAGGTTAACCTGGCACTGCATGCTAAGGCCCTGCTCATCCGGGATATTCACTACATCATTACGGACGGCAAGCTGCAGCTTATCGACGCCTCCCGCGGCCGCGTTGCCGACCTCCAGCGCTGGCCCGATGGCCTCCAAGCAGCCGTGGAAGCCAATGAGGGCCTTGAGGTTTCCGAGGGCGGTCGCATCCTTGACACCATTACCCTCCAGGAACTGATGCGCCGCTACCCGCTGGTGTGTGGCATGACGGGTACGGCGGTGGAGGCCACCGACCAGTTACGTCAGTTCTATGACCTGCACGTCTCCGTCATTGATCGCAACCAGGAGCTGCAGCGCTTCGATGAGGCTGACCGTATCTATGCAACGGTGGACGATAAGTCGAAGGCCATCGTCGAAGAGATCGCCGCCATTAACGCCACCGGACAGCCGGTTCTCGTGGGTACCCACGATGTGGCTGAGTCAGAAGATTTGGCCGATGCCCTGCGGGAACGGGGGATTACGGTCAACGTCCTCAACGCCAAGAACGACGAGGACGAAGCCCGCATCGTGGCCGAAGCCGGCGATGTGGGACGGGTGACCGTGTCTACCCAGATGGCAGGTCGTGGTACCGATATCAAGCTTGGCGGCGCGGATGAAGCAGATCGTGATGCTGTCGTGGAAAAGGGTGGTCTAGCTGTTCTGGGAACTTCGCGTCACCGTTCCTCCCGCCTAGACAATCAGCTGCGCGGCCGCGCGGGCCGCCAAGGAGACCCTGGCATGTCGGTATTCTTCGTGTCCCTTGAGGATGACGTCGTACAGCAGGGTGGCGAGGATGAATCCCTGTCGGCGCGCCCCAATGCCGATGGACTCATTGAGTCCAAGCGAGTCAGCGACTTTGTGGCACATTGCCAACGCGTGACCGAGGGCCAGTTGCTTGAGATTCATGCCCAGACCTGGAAGTACAACCAGCTGCTCGCAGACCAACGCGTCATCATTGATGAGCGTCGCGCGAAGCTTCTCGATACTGCCCAGGCTTGGGAGGAGCTCGCGGAGCGTGCGCCTGAACGAGCCGCCGAGCTTGGCGATGTCCCTGCCGCCGCCCGCGAACGCGCCGCCCGCGAAATCATGCTTTATCACTTGGATCTAGCCTGGGCAGATCATCTTGAGCTCATGGACGATGTCCGCGAGTCCATCCACTTGCGCGCGATCGCCCGCGAGACTCCCATCGATGAGTATCACCGCATTGCTGTGCGCGAGTTTAAGGATTTGGCGCAGCGCGCAGTGGATGATGCCGTCGATACATTCAAGAGCGTTGTCATCGATGCCGAAGGTGCGCATCTGGAAGACCACGGTTTGTCCCGCCCGAGTGCGACGTGGACCTACATGGTGTCTGATAATCCGCTGTCAGGGGGCGGAAATTCGGTGCTCAAGGGTATAGGTAACATCTTCCGCTAA
- a CDS encoding bifunctional alpha/beta hydrolase/OsmC family protein, which yields MQSVNVTLPSSTGTAMAGTIDFPDTPPQAFAIFAHCFAGSRHTPGAARVSKQLTNFGIATLRFDFPGLGQSEGNFGETNFSQNVADIQAAAEWLTQNYSAPQLLMGHSLGGAASLAAANDIRSLKAVATIGAPFDPAHSVLHYADKIGEVDANGEVEVTLGGRALIISRHFLEDLAETNPEAYLPRLRKPLLLLHSPIDQTVGIDNAQNIFLTTRYPKSLVALDKADHLVTKQGAAARAADLIGAWAEQYIVPENLPEPVDADTAVAVPAVGTRMGVVVRSNDRAVTADRAKKGGGKGQGFTAEGLLMSALATATTQALKAAGKEQKVDAQALEELTVTVTQDSDSSFTRTISLPDSLSSEQRTALVDASTATPIDSLLDATVTTTVVTADTVTATA from the coding sequence ATGCAATCCGTGAACGTGACGCTCCCCTCCAGCACCGGCACCGCGATGGCCGGAACCATCGACTTCCCCGACACGCCGCCGCAAGCCTTCGCCATCTTCGCCCACTGCTTCGCCGGCTCCCGCCACACCCCGGGTGCTGCCCGCGTAAGTAAGCAACTCACCAATTTTGGTATCGCTACCCTGCGCTTCGACTTCCCCGGCCTAGGCCAGTCTGAAGGCAACTTTGGGGAGACGAACTTCAGCCAGAATGTTGCGGACATCCAGGCTGCTGCCGAGTGGCTCACCCAGAATTACTCCGCCCCGCAGCTGCTCATGGGTCACTCTCTGGGTGGCGCGGCTTCTCTCGCCGCCGCGAATGACATCCGTTCACTCAAGGCCGTGGCCACGATTGGCGCACCGTTCGACCCAGCGCACTCGGTTCTTCACTATGCCGACAAGATTGGTGAAGTCGACGCCAACGGTGAAGTTGAAGTGACCCTAGGTGGTCGCGCGCTCATCATTTCTCGCCACTTCCTCGAGGACCTCGCGGAGACCAACCCGGAAGCGTACCTGCCACGCCTGCGCAAGCCGCTGTTGTTGCTGCACTCCCCCATCGATCAGACCGTGGGTATTGATAACGCCCAGAACATCTTCCTCACCACGCGCTACCCCAAGTCCCTTGTGGCCTTGGATAAGGCAGACCACCTCGTGACGAAGCAGGGCGCCGCCGCACGCGCCGCTGACCTGATCGGCGCCTGGGCGGAGCAGTACATCGTGCCAGAGAACCTCCCTGAACCGGTCGATGCGGACACTGCTGTGGCCGTCCCCGCCGTGGGCACACGCATGGGCGTTGTCGTGCGCAGCAACGACCGTGCCGTGACCGCTGACCGCGCGAAGAAGGGCGGTGGCAAGGGACAGGGCTTTACTGCCGAAGGTCTGCTGATGTCCGCGCTCGCCACCGCCACAACCCAGGCGCTCAAGGCTGCGGGCAAGGAGCAGAAGGTGGACGCACAGGCGCTGGAGGAACTCACCGTCACCGTCACGCAGGACTCAGATAGTTCCTTCACCCGCACCATCTCCCTTCCGGACTCGTTGAGTTCGGAGCAGCGCACCGCGCTTGTCGACGCCTCCACGGCCACCCCCATCGATTCCCTCCTTGATGCCACCGTCACCACCACAGTCGTGACGGCCGATACTGTCACCGCCACCGCCTAG
- a CDS encoding YchJ family protein, which produces MIVLNPLEPGARCPCGTGLSFGECCSRYHAGAPAPSAEALMRSRFSAFVTGDEDYLLRTWDPRTRPERLDLAETGIRFYRLDILDTVAGGPLDDTGVVEFEAFYKGAAKGSQRERSSFRRQDGLWVYSAGEF; this is translated from the coding sequence ATGATTGTCCTCAATCCCCTCGAACCTGGGGCACGCTGTCCCTGTGGAACTGGCCTCTCTTTTGGCGAGTGTTGCTCGCGGTATCACGCTGGGGCACCCGCCCCTTCTGCAGAAGCGCTCATGCGCTCCCGTTTCAGCGCCTTTGTGACTGGCGATGAAGACTATTTGCTGCGCACCTGGGATCCCCGCACCCGCCCTGAGCGCCTCGATCTGGCCGAGACCGGGATACGCTTCTATCGTCTCGACATCCTCGATACCGTGGCTGGCGGGCCTCTCGATGACACTGGAGTCGTCGAGTTTGAGGCCTTTTACAAGGGCGCGGCGAAAGGTTCCCAGCGCGAGCGCTCCTCCTTCCGCCGCCAGGACGGGCTGTGGGTGTACTCCGCTGGTGAGTTCTAG
- a CDS encoding ABC transporter ATP-binding protein, translating to MTTILSARNVTKAFGDNTVLHGISVDIDAGDMVAITGPSGSGKSTLLYALSGMDSVTSGQVTLCGEDLTQLSQKELARLRLTHMGFVFQQIHLLTNLNVLDNIIFPAFLAGLAPRDELVERAQELMQNLGVESLARRDITEASGGQLQRAGICRALINKPRIIFADEPTGALDSENSRQVMDIFRDINAAGTTIVMVTHDEDIASSSPRRVHLVDGLVDYDTRTDEQ from the coding sequence ATGACAACCATTCTGTCCGCCCGCAACGTAACCAAGGCTTTCGGCGATAACACCGTGCTTCACGGAATAAGCGTTGACATTGATGCCGGGGACATGGTGGCCATTACCGGGCCATCTGGGTCAGGAAAGTCCACACTGCTTTATGCGCTCAGTGGAATGGATAGCGTTACCTCGGGGCAGGTTACACTGTGCGGCGAAGACCTCACCCAGCTCAGCCAGAAGGAATTGGCGCGACTGCGACTGACGCACATGGGCTTTGTCTTCCAACAGATCCACCTACTCACTAACCTCAACGTGCTCGACAACATCATTTTTCCTGCCTTCCTTGCCGGCCTTGCGCCGCGGGATGAGCTCGTGGAACGCGCACAAGAACTCATGCAGAACTTGGGCGTAGAATCCTTAGCGCGCCGCGACATCACCGAAGCCTCGGGAGGCCAACTCCAACGAGCCGGCATCTGCCGCGCGTTGATCAACAAACCCCGCATCATCTTCGCTGATGAGCCCACGGGTGCTTTGGACAGTGAGAATAGCCGCCAAGTTATGGACATCTTCCGTGATATCAATGCGGCGGGCACGACGATCGTCATGGTTACTCACGATGAGGACATTGCGTCCTCGAGTCCCCGCCGAGTTCACCTCGTAGACGGGCTCGTAGACTACGACACCCGGACGGACGAACAATAA
- a CDS encoding FtsX-like permease family protein, protein MLRNDVRRNTVLTFAVTALMAVSVALATASAGLIAQLGGAADALLDQARAPHLVQMHAGDVDKHSIDRFAQDTPNVTDHQIVELLTLNSSDLVFAGVDQRDNVQQNSLVVPPKSGDLLLDEDNQPIGAVEPGTVIMPIMYKIEGSLQVGDVVEIGTGPGARSLTVVGFTRDSIMNPPIAGSKRIAVNDADFMDIASNYGTREYLIEFWVQDPDTQIPTVSTAYMDAGLPANGPTVDRATFRMFIAVGEGFSAGAIILASLLLLIVGLLVLRLSFLTTLRHDAKEIGVLSAIGVPTSRIRRLYLVKYAALAAIAAVVGLALGLGLLPLMTQRLSAYQGVQHGGAGVAGAMCGALLMFVLTVLFVLVMLRRVGRTSAVEALRTGGTQEVGRGPRLSLATAKRTPTNIRLGFIALLRGLSAHVLLFCVLVISTFIVIVPTAAANTANDPRFSTYMGIAQADVYFGWRAESPADADIAHDIDATLHHADSVAHHVLTTTSRHDVLVVSGERISMNIVSGDHDTMPTAYVEGRAPHTPDEIALPLMSLSATGYEVGETIPVEVRGELKPLTIVGSYQDITNGGKTAKALLDTKPEDVTWYTVLVDLQPGVEPADVLEEWSHRWPKANPVALETMAEQTFGPVAQSLRTVALIILATAALLAALITLMFVRMLIATDSTPIAIQRALGNTVGGIRTQYLTRTLSVLACAVPVGMVLALIAGEGVFNLGMELIFGGMEAAGQGGSQIQLMVNPWLVYGLVPLVLSLSVAAATWLGSRSISRTHITEVTAQ, encoded by the coding sequence ATGCTTCGCAACGATGTCCGTCGAAATACCGTGTTGACCTTTGCAGTTACGGCCCTCATGGCGGTCTCGGTCGCGCTGGCGACGGCAAGTGCTGGGCTCATCGCGCAATTGGGCGGGGCAGCCGATGCTTTGCTCGACCAAGCGCGGGCACCACACCTCGTGCAGATGCATGCGGGGGACGTCGATAAGCACAGCATCGACAGATTTGCCCAGGACACCCCTAATGTCACCGACCACCAGATCGTGGAGCTCCTCACACTCAACAGCTCCGACCTTGTCTTCGCTGGTGTGGACCAACGCGATAACGTCCAGCAGAACTCACTCGTTGTTCCGCCGAAGAGTGGGGACCTCTTACTCGATGAGGACAACCAGCCCATTGGAGCGGTAGAGCCCGGCACCGTCATCATGCCCATCATGTACAAGATTGAGGGTTCCCTGCAGGTAGGAGACGTTGTGGAGATCGGCACTGGGCCCGGCGCGCGCTCGTTGACGGTTGTTGGTTTCACGAGGGATTCAATCATGAATCCACCGATTGCCGGTTCCAAGCGTATCGCGGTCAACGACGCGGATTTTATGGATATCGCAAGTAACTATGGCACGCGGGAGTACCTTATCGAGTTCTGGGTGCAGGATCCGGACACCCAGATCCCAACGGTGAGCACCGCATACATGGATGCTGGATTACCGGCCAATGGCCCTACGGTAGACCGCGCGACCTTCCGTATGTTCATTGCAGTGGGCGAGGGGTTTAGTGCCGGAGCGATTATCTTGGCGTCGTTGCTTCTTCTCATCGTGGGGTTGCTCGTTCTGCGCTTGTCGTTTTTGACAACGTTGCGCCACGACGCCAAGGAGATTGGCGTGCTCAGCGCTATTGGCGTACCCACAAGCAGGATCCGGCGGCTGTATTTAGTGAAATACGCTGCGCTAGCTGCCATTGCTGCCGTAGTGGGGTTGGCACTTGGTCTGGGGTTGCTACCCCTGATGACACAGCGGTTATCTGCCTACCAAGGCGTACAACATGGTGGGGCGGGCGTGGCCGGCGCGATGTGTGGCGCGCTGCTGATGTTTGTTCTTACCGTTCTGTTTGTCCTCGTCATGTTGCGCAGGGTGGGACGCACGAGCGCCGTGGAGGCGCTCCGAACAGGAGGCACACAGGAGGTTGGCAGGGGACCGCGCCTTAGCCTCGCTACGGCGAAGCGGACACCGACAAATATTCGTCTGGGCTTTATAGCGCTGCTGCGTGGACTGAGCGCCCATGTCCTTCTCTTCTGTGTTCTGGTGATTTCCACCTTCATCGTCATTGTGCCCACCGCTGCGGCCAACACAGCCAATGATCCGCGGTTCAGCACCTATATGGGCATTGCGCAGGCAGACGTTTACTTCGGCTGGCGTGCAGAATCACCTGCGGATGCGGACATTGCTCACGACATTGACGCCACCCTGCACCACGCCGATTCCGTGGCTCACCACGTCCTCACCACCACGTCCCGTCACGATGTTCTCGTGGTCTCTGGAGAACGCATTAGCATGAACATTGTCAGCGGCGACCACGACACCATGCCCACCGCCTATGTCGAAGGCCGTGCACCACATACCCCTGATGAGATCGCGCTGCCGCTGATGTCCTTGAGCGCAACCGGCTATGAGGTGGGGGAGACGATTCCCGTGGAAGTACGGGGAGAACTGAAACCTCTGACCATCGTTGGTTCATACCAGGACATCACCAACGGTGGTAAGACTGCCAAAGCGCTGCTGGATACAAAGCCTGAAGATGTCACGTGGTACACGGTGTTGGTTGATCTTCAACCTGGCGTTGAGCCTGCGGACGTCCTGGAGGAGTGGTCTCACCGTTGGCCTAAAGCTAATCCCGTCGCCTTGGAGACCATGGCAGAGCAAACCTTCGGACCTGTCGCCCAGTCTCTGCGGACCGTGGCCTTGATTATCCTGGCCACAGCGGCACTGCTTGCGGCTCTGATCACGCTGATGTTCGTGCGTATGCTCATTGCTACCGACTCCACGCCGATTGCCATTCAGCGCGCGTTGGGCAACACCGTCGGCGGTATCCGCACCCAGTACCTCACTCGGACTCTCTCCGTGCTGGCGTGCGCGGTTCCGGTGGGAATGGTGTTGGCCCTTATCGCCGGGGAGGGCGTGTTCAACCTCGGTATGGAACTCATCTTCGGCGGGATGGAGGCAGCTGGCCAAGGCGGCAGCCAAATCCAACTCATGGTCAATCCTTGGCTGGTGTATGGTCTTGTTCCCCTCGTTCTTTCTCTTTCGGTTGCCGCTGCCACGTGGCTGGGTAGCCGCTCCATCAGTCGTACCCATATCACGGAGGTGACAGCACAATGA
- a CDS encoding collagen-like protein: MRRIPSRIVATAVAVATFSSVIVAPQALAVELPTVSAFVHEDAGSDTVDVNGTLFDEDGNLIDSNNAGDIAIEDIERESRDNDFSFFGTESTKPTTLAELESTEASTADVTVTAAEKNGKLVCEITDAPGKEGQLLERKLDLAKAFYDGGNKLLQTVWEVIPVVGDLIPSDFIKKIGASSWEGIAKLVRKGEADKAVTWDLARAQGMAIGRIDNADAEVDLNNPDAAKKTVSNLIKFADGAFGKGVSVVLKIFNAAVTIAGLFPGASAAKDLKLSDDQRAEIEETLSGISASASALAEVNAPAGQKCADMLNGKKVSNDKPATPTESEPVKPSESAQPTDSSEPSASGKPTTEPSETPSAGADGKDGKDGEPGRDGKDGVDGKDGKDGEPGRDGKDGVDGKDGKDGEPGRDGKDGVDGKDGKDGEPGRDGKDGKDGEPGRDGKDGKDGEPGRDGRDGRDGRDGKDGETGRDGRDGRDGRDGRDGRDGKDGVDGKDGESGRDGKDGVDGKDGRDGANGMNGANGAPGRDGINGQDGRDGLNGLNGRDGVDGKDGKDGKDADMSSMVGYSFLAALLGGGLIVSVLGAMDYLYLLGYLPKEGIPWRAGR, encoded by the coding sequence ATGCGCCGCATTCCTTCCCGCATCGTTGCCACTGCTGTGGCCGTCGCCACCTTCTCGTCCGTGATTGTTGCCCCGCAGGCACTCGCGGTGGAGTTGCCTACTGTTTCCGCGTTCGTCCACGAGGACGCAGGCTCCGACACTGTCGATGTCAACGGCACTCTCTTTGATGAGGACGGCAACCTGATTGACTCTAATAACGCTGGCGATATTGCTATCGAGGATATTGAGCGAGAATCCCGCGACAATGATTTCAGCTTCTTCGGCACCGAAAGCACGAAGCCTACGACACTCGCTGAGCTTGAGAGCACCGAGGCCTCTACTGCCGACGTCACCGTAACCGCAGCAGAAAAGAACGGAAAGCTAGTTTGTGAAATCACTGACGCTCCTGGCAAGGAAGGCCAGTTGCTTGAGCGCAAGCTTGACCTAGCAAAGGCATTCTACGACGGCGGCAACAAGCTGCTCCAGACCGTCTGGGAGGTTATCCCAGTCGTTGGCGATCTTATCCCGTCTGATTTCATCAAGAAGATTGGTGCGAGCTCCTGGGAAGGCATTGCCAAACTCGTCCGTAAGGGTGAGGCAGACAAGGCCGTAACGTGGGACCTGGCTCGTGCACAAGGCATGGCCATCGGCCGCATTGACAACGCTGATGCAGAGGTCGATCTCAACAACCCGGATGCTGCGAAGAAGACCGTATCGAACCTCATCAAGTTTGCTGACGGCGCCTTCGGTAAGGGTGTCTCCGTCGTCCTCAAGATCTTCAATGCTGCGGTGACCATCGCTGGACTTTTCCCGGGCGCCAGTGCAGCCAAGGACCTTAAGCTTTCCGACGACCAGCGCGCTGAGATTGAGGAGACTCTCAGCGGCATTTCTGCCTCCGCCTCTGCTCTGGCTGAAGTTAATGCGCCTGCCGGCCAGAAGTGCGCTGACATGCTCAACGGCAAGAAGGTTTCCAATGACAAGCCTGCCACGCCGACCGAGTCGGAACCGGTCAAGCCCAGCGAGTCCGCTCAGCCGACCGACTCTTCCGAACCGTCTGCCTCCGGCAAGCCCACGACCGAGCCGTCTGAGACTCCCTCCGCCGGTGCCGACGGTAAGGACGGCAAGGATGGCGAGCCGGGCCGCGATGGCAAGGACGGTGTCGACGGTAAGGACGGCAAGGATGGCGAGCCGGGCCGCGATGGCAAGGACGGTGTCGACGGTAAGGACGGCAAGGATGGCGAGCCGGGCCGCGATGGCAAGGACGGTGTCGACGGTAAGGACGGCAAAGATGGCGAGCCGGGCCGCGATGGCAAGGACGGCAAAGATGGCGAGCCGGGCCGCGATGGCAAGGACGGCAAAGATGGCGAGCCAGGTCGTGACGGCCGCGACGGTCGTGACGGCCGTGACGGTAAAGATGGCGAGACAGGTCGTGACGGCCGCGATGGTCGTGACGGCCGCGATGGTCGTGACGGCCGCGATGGCAAGGACGGTGTCGACGGCAAAGATGGCGAGTCGGGCCGCGACGGTAAAGATGGCGTTGACGGCAAAGATGGCCGTGATGGTGCGAATGGCATGAACGGTGCCAACGGCGCACCAGGTCGCGATGGTATCAACGGGCAAGATGGTCGCGATGGCCTGAACGGTCTTAACGGCCGTGATGGCGTCGACGGCAAGGACGGTAAGGATGGCAAGGACGCCGATATGTCCTCTATGGTTGGCTATTCCTTCCTCGCGGCCCTTCTTGGCGGCGGCCTCATCGTCTCTGTACTTGGTGCGATGGATTACCTTTACCTGCTGGGCTACCTGCCTAAGGAAGGCATTCCGTGGCGTGCTGGCCGCTAA
- a CDS encoding WHG domain-containing protein, whose product MITSVGAEKGSQPSRQLLIEQAGRVIAKAGIDAVRLRDVADQVDVPFAEAQEYFASDAELVEATTETLNAALLSVVDMHFKRLPENATAVDRLRSASMSYFSFAVEDPTSFAAFTAVQASPREDLTAEVFASEGGRADTCPILELLYDLTDDAVKEAGGSSDAHGTMLFALAIFSHLHGVTQLAAEGILRYLSPAAKKQTFSGVMDTFSVGLYPFLRGERLERTAPFGLVGEQPEPLLAKAVDFPRGTEEEKRTALLRGAIEESLDHGVTGLHIGGAATRAGLTVQEAEHLIESDQELASYLERYLDKINYEFIYRQVAAVPEGSKALSLIRATGYGYVSHALADPQGFEALIKIASGPIVPMSFEDDFLPNANKAAEVQRDFSEFGQAFGFIMSLVRQAIDEVNGPRAPWVLYTLVISVWAGAHGLAMLATKGPLRGYDTDFIFEILTHYMDICLGGVMRSLGGAE is encoded by the coding sequence GTGATTACTTCAGTAGGTGCGGAAAAGGGCAGTCAGCCCTCACGGCAACTCCTCATTGAGCAGGCCGGACGTGTCATCGCCAAGGCCGGCATCGACGCAGTTCGTCTGCGTGACGTTGCCGACCAAGTAGATGTCCCGTTCGCCGAGGCTCAAGAGTATTTTGCTAGTGACGCCGAACTGGTGGAGGCGACAACGGAGACGTTGAATGCAGCTCTGCTGTCCGTAGTTGACATGCACTTCAAGCGCCTTCCGGAGAACGCAACGGCCGTCGATAGGCTTCGTTCCGCGTCAATGTCCTATTTCTCTTTCGCAGTGGAGGATCCAACCTCCTTTGCAGCCTTCACGGCAGTACAGGCTTCCCCTCGCGAGGACCTAACCGCTGAAGTCTTTGCCTCCGAAGGGGGTCGTGCTGACACGTGTCCCATTCTCGAGCTTCTTTATGACCTGACGGATGACGCCGTTAAAGAGGCCGGTGGAAGCAGTGATGCGCACGGCACAATGCTCTTCGCGCTTGCAATCTTCTCGCATCTGCATGGTGTGACTCAGCTAGCTGCCGAAGGTATCCTTCGTTACCTTTCTCCAGCCGCCAAGAAGCAGACCTTCAGCGGTGTTATGGATACCTTTAGTGTTGGTCTTTACCCGTTTCTCCGGGGCGAGCGGCTTGAGCGCACTGCCCCGTTCGGCCTTGTTGGGGAGCAGCCAGAGCCGCTGTTGGCTAAGGCTGTTGATTTCCCGCGTGGCACCGAGGAGGAAAAGCGTACCGCGCTTCTGCGTGGAGCGATCGAAGAATCCCTTGATCACGGTGTTACGGGCCTACACATCGGCGGCGCTGCCACTCGTGCTGGTCTTACCGTTCAAGAGGCGGAGCACCTCATTGAGAGCGATCAAGAGCTTGCGAGTTATCTAGAGCGTTACCTTGACAAGATCAACTACGAGTTTATCTACCGCCAAGTGGCTGCTGTTCCAGAGGGCTCTAAGGCGCTCTCCCTCATCAGGGCAACTGGTTATGGCTATGTCTCCCATGCGTTGGCTGACCCGCAAGGCTTCGAGGCTCTCATCAAGATCGCGTCCGGTCCGATCGTTCCGATGTCCTTTGAGGATGACTTCCTTCCGAACGCAAATAAGGCCGCGGAGGTCCAGCGTGACTTCAGCGAGTTCGGTCAAGCCTTTGGCTTTATTATGTCGCTAGTGCGCCAGGCCATCGATGAGGTTAATGGCCCGCGTGCTCCGTGGGTGCTCTACACTCTCGTGATTTCGGTGTGGGCCGGTGCACACGGCCTGGCCATGCTTGCCACTAAGGGGCCGCTGCGTGGCTATGACACGGACTTCATCTTCGAAATCCTTACGCATTACATGGATATTTGTCTTGGCGGTGTCATGCGCAGCCTCGGCGGCGCAGAGTAA
- a CDS encoding antitoxin, whose translation MGIFDKAKDALNSDKGEQVSDSALDKGADFAKGKLGEDKADKIDSARDQLDERIGNQGAEGNQGAEGNQPEQDGQEQ comes from the coding sequence ATGGGTATCTTCGATAAGGCAAAGGATGCACTGAACTCCGACAAGGGCGAGCAGGTTTCTGACTCTGCACTGGACAAGGGTGCTGACTTTGCCAAGGGCAAGCTGGGTGAGGACAAGGCGGACAAGATTGACTCCGCTCGCGACCAGCTGGACGAGCGTATTGGCAACCAGGGTGCTGAGGGCAACCAGGGCGCTGAGGGCAACCAGCCCGAGCAGGATGGTCAGGAGCAGTAA